One genomic window of Nicotiana sylvestris chromosome 10, ASM39365v2, whole genome shotgun sequence includes the following:
- the LOC104224472 gene encoding pectinesterase inhibitor-like, with translation MTPSSSSLRSTLILLCLIAAFFTSPSTSNPLSDVCAKSKNPGLCLKVLEGNSHQNPHDLTETAINLAAANASATAAKINMLFNQTNDQKLEEIYNLCTTYYSAVIRTLGNAEQFLNMGQYQNLNTAANLVGQDAFNCETAFEVTPGIVSTITKENDDLQFLGSIIVAAAGFLTGSSS, from the coding sequence atgacACCATCATCTTCATCTTTACGTTCAACACTGATTTTATTATGTCTCATAGCTGCTTTTTTCACGAGTCCAAGTACAAGCAACCCTTTATCCGACGTATGTGCCAAGTCCAAAAATCCAGGCTTATGCTTGAAAGTCTTAGAAGGAAATTCGCATCAAAATCCTCATGACTTAACAGAAACAGCCATCAATTTAGCAGCAGCAAACGCCTCCGCCACGGCGGCGAAGATCAACATGCTGTTCAATCAAACAAATGATCAAAAACTGGAAGAGATATATAACTTGTGCACAACTTATTACAGTGCAGTTATTAGAACTTTGGGCAATGCTGAACAGTTTTTGAATATGGGCCAATACCAGAATTTAAATACTGCGGCGAATCTTGTTGGACAAGATGCTTTTAATTGTGAGACTGCATTTGAAGTTACACCTGGTATTGTCTCCACTATTACTAAGGAGAATGATGATCTTCAGTTTCTTGGTAGCATTATTGTTGCTGCTGCAGGTTTTCTTACTGGCTCGTCTTCTTAG